The following are encoded together in the Candidatus Roizmanbacteria bacterium CG_4_9_14_0_2_um_filter_38_17 genome:
- a CDS encoding rod shape-determining protein (functions in MreBCD complex in some organisms) — protein MLKYIFGAMSHNLAIDLGTANVLVYVEGKGIMIREPSVVARHRKSRRVLAIGDEAKAMVGKTPRTIEAFRPLRHGVISDYDATKFMLQEYIKKVHYRPPGTWQSYLPNVPRPKVIVAIPSGVTEVERRAVWEACLESGAREAYLIEEPMAAAIGAGLPIEKARGLMVIDIGGGTTEIAIISLGGIVLNSSVRIAGDEMNEAIISYVRLRHSLIIGENSAEEIKIAIGSAYPDEGKRKHHVLRGRGFERGLPKSVKLSSDHVREALDSVINKIIRSINEIVEEIPPELVGDIMEHGVVLTGGGGTLRGLDKRICEAIRMPVWVEPDAHTAVVRGAAKLLTNPKLLEKVRVTSGLQ, from the coding sequence ATGTTAAAGTATATTTTTGGTGCGATGTCCCACAACTTAGCCATAGATCTAGGTACAGCAAATGTATTGGTATATGTTGAAGGTAAAGGAATAATGATTCGAGAGCCATCTGTGGTGGCTAGACATAGAAAGAGTAGAAGAGTTTTAGCTATTGGAGACGAAGCCAAGGCTATGGTTGGCAAAACTCCCAGAACAATTGAAGCATTTCGCCCCTTAAGACATGGAGTTATATCTGACTATGACGCAACTAAATTTATGTTGCAGGAATATATTAAAAAAGTTCACTATCGCCCACCCGGCACATGGCAATCATATTTACCAAACGTTCCAAGACCCAAAGTAATCGTAGCAATCCCCTCTGGAGTAACCGAGGTGGAGCGCCGCGCTGTGTGGGAAGCCTGTTTGGAATCTGGAGCGCGCGAAGCATACCTGATTGAAGAACCAATGGCTGCGGCAATTGGCGCGGGACTCCCCATAGAAAAGGCTCGTGGGTTGATGGTTATTGATATTGGAGGTGGTACAACAGAAATTGCGATTATTTCACTGGGAGGAATTGTATTAAATAGCTCAGTGAGAATTGCCGGAGACGAAATGAATGAAGCAATAATTAGCTATGTACGACTTCGACATTCATTAATAATTGGAGAAAATAGCGCGGAAGAAATTAAGATCGCCATAGGATCTGCATACCCAGACGAAGGCAAGCGGAAACATCATGTGCTTCGTGGAAGAGGTTTTGAAAGAGGTTTACCAAAGTCTGTAAAATTATCATCAGATCATGTGCGAGAGGCTTTAGATAGTGTAATAAATAAAATTATACGGAGTATCAATGAGATTGTAGAGGAGATTCCTCCAGAGTTGGTGGGAGATATTATGGAGCATGGTGTTGTTTTAACTGGTGGTGGAGGTACACTTCGGGGATTAGATAAGAGAATCTGCGAGGCAATTAGGATGCCAGTATGGGTAGAGCCCGATGCGCATACAGCAGTTGTTCGTGGAGCTGCAAAACTTCTAACTAATCCAAAACTCCTAGAAAAAGTTAGAGTAACCAGCGGTCTTCAGTAA
- a CDS encoding aspartyl protease, producing MGMTNVRLKIKNPQNPEREYQGRFLVDSGATYTVVPASILKRIGIKPQREEEFSLADGSTIKRKVGSAMYEFEGKESAAPILFGKKGDSLLLGAFTLEALGLTLNPLSRTLHQANLRM from the coding sequence ATGGGAATGACAAATGTTAGACTAAAAATTAAAAATCCACAAAACCCAGAGAGGGAATATCAAGGCAGATTCTTGGTCGACAGCGGAGCAACTTATACTGTAGTTCCAGCCAGTATTTTAAAACGCATTGGAATTAAACCACAAAGAGAAGAGGAATTTTCGCTAGCGGATGGTTCTACTATTAAACGTAAAGTGGGAAGTGCAATGTATGAATTTGAAGGAAAGGAGTCAGCTGCACCTATTTTATTCGGAAAAAAGGGAGACAGTTTACTGCTTGGAGCTTTTACACTGGAAGCTCTAGGGTTAACTTTAAATCCCTTATCCCGCACTCTTCACCAAGCAAATTTGAGGATGTAA